From one Lolium rigidum isolate FL_2022 chromosome 4, APGP_CSIRO_Lrig_0.1, whole genome shotgun sequence genomic stretch:
- the LOC124649943 gene encoding protein BREAST CANCER SUSCEPTIBILITY 1 homolog, producing the protein MADMGSLEKMGRELKCPICLSLLKSAVSVSCNHIFCNDCLMESMKSSSSCPVCKVPFRRREIRPSPHMDNLVGILKSMEAATGTNVVSTQVTSAVEVADGLKPADSRKGPKRSKKSAVQKKKITSKKEANTTKPAVASASRPTKKSSFSTNKRIHVTPFPESETPVRPRKIMKPEEPTNNLNQDAQGKDKALASDKSEGISLSPFFWLREREDEVIGTVETLSEPLSLATPLRHNAPCYSDIKDSEDETPLNTTPNSKVGVPQIFDSEIFEWTQRPCSPELCSTPSKKQGKCKDILDHISETHDEEDIQLSCSFERLDHASNAAQLVHAKEIKQKRKKTQGRNSKKTKLPDHLKVSIKEADPNQQDSNSTKHLAAKSCEKNSTTENNTSSRRSKAFNNINLFPCSNYNSSETFLPQDGLETEAHDEQLSERYQRKGKNSQQKKSARKLGTTGMSTVETTETNYEPSSKRVRKMPNGANAEKIRVINGSRNETEAPVLHGFMRSCTQHKLLDGKSKKSKSIGEMNSQIGTSMKSNIGGSTSSILRGRCQSNEAIHVAPSVMDVSAKNNCAEGIQQIDCSVITNFGKLQACPVRNTFLKKCNGAVSKVCCAFCQSVDITEVSGEMVHYHNGKQVPTELSGGANVIHSHKNCTEWAPDVYFEDDSVFNLMAELTRSKRIKCACCGVKGAALGCFDKSCRKSFHFTCAKLIPECRWDNENFVMLCPLHQSSKLPNEISEPQKQSKRIIAPKCPSQVKSSQDCKNNWKWPSGSTQKWVLCCSALSAAEKGVVSEFAKLAGLPISTSWSPSVTHVIASTDLSGACKRTLKFLMAILNGKWIVSIDWVKACMDHMEPVDETKFEVATDVHGVTGGPRLGRHRVIKKQPKLFDGMRFYLHGDYTKSYRGFLQDLVIAAGGTVLHRKPVSRDQQKLLDDSSPVIVVYSLENQEKVKFDADQHRRQADDAQALACASGGKAATSAWIIDSVAACNLQPL; encoded by the exons ATGGCGGACATGGGCAGCCTCGAGAAGATGGGACGGGAGCTCAAGTGTCCGATCTG TCTGAGCCTGCTCAAATCCGCGGTATCCGTCAGCTGCAATCACATTTTCTGCAA CGATTGCCTCATGGAGTCGATGAAATCCTCCTCCAGCTGCCCCGTGTGCAAGGTCCCGTTCCGCCGAAGAG AAATAAGGCCATCACCACACATGGACAATTTGGTCGGCATTTTGAAAAGCATGGAGGCTGCAACAGGAACTAATGTGGTCTCAACACAGGTGACTTCTGCGGTGGAAGTTGCAG ATGGATTGAAACCTGCTGACAGCAGGAAAGGGCCCAAAAGGTCTAAAAAATCAGCGGTGCAAAAGAAGAAGATAACATCCAAGAAGGAAGCAAACACAACGAAACCTGCTGTGGCTTCTGCATCTCGTCCTACTAAAAAGTCCTCTTTCTCTACAAACAAGAGAATACATGTGACGCCGTTCCCTGAATCTGAGACACCAGTGAGGCCTCGGAAGATCATGAAGCCTGAAGAGCCAACGAATAATTTGAATCAAGATGCTCAAGGCAAAGATAAAGCATTGGCTTCTGATAAATCTGAAGGCATTTCATTGTCACCGTTTTTTTGGCTGAGGGAAAGAGAGGATGAAGTAATTGGCACTGTTGAAACGTTAAGTGAACCTCTATCGCTGGCCACACCCTTGCGCCACAATGCACCTTGTTATAGTGATATTAAAGATTCTGAAGATGAAACACCTCTTAATACGACTCCAAAT AGCAAAGTTGGGGTTCCACAAATTTTTGATAGCGAAATCTTCGAATGGACCCAGAGACCTTGCTCTCCGGAGCTGTGTTCTACTCCATCGAAAAAGCAG GGTAAATGTAAGGATATACTAGATCACATATCAGAAACACATGATGAGGAAGATATACAGCTTAGTTGTTCATTTGAAAGGTTAGATCACGCAAGTAATGCAGCTCAGCTTGTCCATGCTAAGGAAATTAAGCAGAAGAGAAAGAAGACACAAGGTAGGAACAGCAAGAAGACAAAGTTGCCCGATCATCTGAAGGTCAGCATAAAAGAAGCTGATCCCAATCAACAAGATTCAAATAGTACTAAACATCTTGCTGCAAAGTCATGTGAGAAAAACAGTACCACAGAGAATAATACTTCAAGTAGAAGAAGCAAGGCTTTTAACAACATCAATCTATTTCCTTGCTCTAATTATAACTCTTCAGAGACATTTCTCCCTCAAGATGGTCTGGAGACTGAAGCACATGATGAACAACTTTCAGAAAGATACCAGAGAAAGGGAAAAAATAGTCAGCAGAAGAAAAGTGCAAGGAAGCTGGGAACAACAGGGATGAGTACAGTTGAGACTACAGAAACTAACTATGAGCCAAGTAGTAAGCGAGTTAGAAAAATGCCCAATGGTGCCAATGCTGAAAAGATAAGAGTTATTAATGGTTCTAGAAACGAAACTGAAGCACCAGTACTCCATGGTTTCATGAGAAGTTGCACCCAACACAAACTTTTAGATGGTAAAAGTAAAAAGAGCAAGTCCATTGGAGAAATGAACAGTCAGATCGGAACTAGCATGAAATCAAACATTGGTGGAAGTACATCAAGCATTTTACGTGGTAGATGCCAAAGTAATGAGGCAATACATGTAGCTCCTTCAGTAATGGATGTATCTGCTAAGAACAATTGTGCAGAAGGCATtcaacaaatagattgttcagtgATTACTAACTTTGGAAAGCTCCAAGCCTGCCCTGTGCGCAATACTTTCCTGAAGAAATGTAACGGTGCTGTCTCTAAGGTTTGCTGTGCTTTCTGCCAGTCTGTTGATATCACTGAG GTGTCTGGTGAGATGGTTCACTACCATAATGGAAAACAAGTTCCCACAGAGCTTAGTGGAGGGGCTAATGTCATACATTCTCACAAGAACTGCACGGAGTG GGCTCCAGATGTTTACTTTGAAGATGACTCCGTGTTTAACCTTATGGCTGAGTTAACTAGAAGTAAAAGGATCAAATGTGCTTGCTGTGGAGTTAAAGGTGCAGCGCTTGGATGCTTTGACAAGAGTTGTCGGAAAAGCTTCCACTTCACATGTGCTAAATTGATCCCAGAATGTAGATGGGATAAT GAAAACTTTGTGATGCTATGCCCTTTGCATCAGTCCTCCAAGTTGCCTAATGAAATTTCTGAGCCACAAAAGCAATCCAAAAGGATAATAGCACCAAAATG TCCATCTCAGGTAAAATCTAGTCAAGATTGCAAAAATAACTGGAAATGGCCATCTGGTTCAACACAGAAGTGGGTTCTCTGCTGTTCAGCTCTTTCTGCTGCCGAGAAG GGAGTTGTATCTGAATTCGCAAAATTAGCCGGCCTGCCTATTTCCACAAGCTGGAGTCCTAGTGTTACCCATGTTATTGCATCAACTGACCTCTCTGGTGCTTGCAAGCGCACACTAAAATTTCTGATGGCAATCTTGAACGGCAAATGGATCGTCTCCATCGATT GGGTTAAGGCCTGCATGGATCACATGGAACCTGTTGATGAGACGAAATTTGAAGTCGCTACTGATGTTCATGGGGTTACAGGAGGTCCCAGATTAGGAAGACACAGAGTAATCAAGAAG CAACCAAAGCTGTTCGATGGCATGCGGTTTTACCTCCATGGAGACTACACAAAGTCCTACAGAGGCTTCCTGCAAGACCTCGTCATTGCAGCCGGTGGCACTGTTCTGCATCGGAAGCCTGTCTCAAGAGACCAGCAGAAGTTGCTTGATGACAGCTCCCCTGTCATTGTTGTGTACAGCCTCGAGAATCAGGAGAAGGTGAAGTTTGATGCTGACCAGCACCGCAGGCAGGCCGATGATGCCCAGGCGCTGGCCTGCGCCTCCGGTGGCAAAGCTGCGACAAGTGCTTGGATAATCGACTCCGTGGCAGCTTGCAACCTGCAGCCTCTGTGA
- the LOC124650593 gene encoding 3-ketoacyl-CoA synthase 5-like encodes MVSKRLYQVVVNNFLIVVVVPVTAVVLLRKAAQLGPDEVLSRLHGLRQAHVFLAVFAPFAMATLYLLCRPRSVYLVDYACCRPNSNCRVSIGSFTESARLSPYIDEGTFRFITRMLRRSGLGDQTYLHPSLHHIPPRCCLSESRDEAEQVVFATVDDLLAKTGISPGAIDILVTNCSGFTPTPSFTDMMVNRYKLRSDIRHVNMSGMGCSAGVVSVEVARNLLQAAPRGAHALVVSTEITSFIYYTGPDRTMLLPGALFRMGAAAVLLSTSRSNRSRFRLTHIVRTLTAAQDRAYLCASLKEDEHGETGIYLSKDLVPVAGETLKANIAALGSVVLPPSEKLLFVLSFIARKALGRRIKLYMPDFRTAFEHFCVHSGGRAVIDAVQASLRLSDENVEPSRMTLHRFGNTSSSSLWYELAYIEAKGRARKGDRVWMVGFGSGFKCNSAVWECIRSPSDTSILGAPWADSIHQYPVKISKE; translated from the coding sequence ATGGTCAGCAAGCGGCTCTACCAGGTGgtcgtgaacaacttcctcatcgtCGTGGTGGTACCTGTCACAGCCGTCGTTCTTCTCCGCAAAGCCGCACAGCTCGGCCCCGACGAGGTCCTCTCCCGGCTCCATGGCCTGCGGCAGGCCCACGTCTTCCTAGCCGTCTTCGCGCCGTTCGCCATGGCCACCCTCTACCTCCTTTGCCGCCCTCGCAGCGTGTACCTGGTGGACTACGCTTGCTGCCGGCCGAACTCCAACTGCCGCGTATCCATAGGCTCCTTCACCGAGAGCGCTCGCCTGTCGCCGTACATCGACGAGGGCACCTTCCGTTTCATCACGCGCATGCTGCGGCGGTCGGGGCTGGGCGACCAGACCTACCTCCACCCTTCGCTGCACCATATCCCGCCGCGCTGCTGCCTGAGCGAGAGCCGCGACGAGGCGGAGCAGGTGGTCTTCGCGACCGTCGACGACCTGCTCGCCAAGACGGGCATAAGCCCCGGAGCGATCGACATCCTGGTGACCAACTGCAGCGGCTTCACCCCGACGCCGAGCTTCACGGACATGATGGTGAACAGGTACAAGCTCCGAAGCGACATCCGGCACGTGAACATGTCCGGGATGGGGTGCAGCGCCGGGGTGGTGTCCGTGGAGGTGGCGAGGAACCTCCTGCAGGCGGCGCCGCGGGGCGCGCACGCGCTGGTGGTGTCCACGGAGATCACCTCCTTCATCTACTACACGGGACCGGACCGGACGATGCTGCTGCCAGGCGCGCTGTTCCGgatgggcgcggcggcggtgctgcTGTCGACGTCCAGGTCCAACAGGTCCCGGTTCCGGCTCACGCACATTGTGCGGACGCTCACCGCCGCACAGGACAGGGCCTACCTGTGCGCGTCGCTGAAGGAGGACGAGCACGGGGAGACGGGGATATACCTGTCCAAGGACCTGGTGCCCGTCGCCGGAGAGACGCTCAAGGCCAACATCGCCGCGCTGGGGTCCGTCGTCCTCCCGCCGTCCGAGAAGCTGCTCTTCGTGCTCTCCTTCATCGCCCGGAAGGCGCTGGGCAGGAGGATCAAACTGTACATGCCGGACTTCCGCACGGCCTTCGAGCACTTCTGCGTGCACTCCGGCGGCCGGGCGGTGATCGACGCGGTGCAAGCCAGCTTGCGGCTGTCGGACGAGAACGTGGAGCCGTCGCGGATGACGCTTCACCGGTTCGGGAACACGTCGAGCAGCTCGCTGTGGTACGAGCTGGCGTATATCGAGGCCAAGGGGCGGGCGCGCAAGGGTGACCGGGTGTGGATGGTCGGCTTCGGGTCCGGGTTCAAGTGCAACAGCGCCGTGTGGGAGTGCATCAGGTCGCCCAGCGACACCAGTATTCTTGGCGCCCCGTGGGCCGATTCCATCCATCAGTATCCTGTCAAGATAAGTAAAGAGTAG